The following proteins come from a genomic window of Aggregicoccus sp. 17bor-14:
- a CDS encoding copper-binding protein, giving the protein MAGQALAAETAGAVASDATSDFTSEVRELSSVEGQISRVDLAQGTVTLQRAEGELVMRVDAGTTIFLAGRTGELKELSAGQRVRAAYEQAPDGRGAVAQWIELAVVDGVRGRAN; this is encoded by the coding sequence ATGGCAGGGCAGGCGCTGGCGGCGGAGACCGCGGGGGCCGTCGCGTCCGACGCCACGTCCGACTTCACGTCGGAGGTGCGCGAGCTGAGCTCCGTGGAGGGGCAGATCTCGCGCGTGGACCTGGCACAGGGCACCGTGACGCTGCAGCGCGCCGAGGGCGAGCTGGTGATGCGCGTGGACGCCGGGACCACGATCTTCCTCGCCGGGCGCACCGGGGAGCTGAAGGAGCTGAGCGCGGGCCAGCGCGTGCGCGCCGCCTACGAGCAGGCGCCCGATGGGCGCGGCGCCGTGGCGCAGTGGATCGAGCTGGCGGTGGTGGACGGCGTGCGGGGCCGGGCGAACTAG
- a CDS encoding S1C family serine protease: MNRFLLGSPLLLALAACAGPSAKERAAQTSLLTPSAQRVLAEEAARPTRRELVRGILPHNVRFVVEEDGEAKRTASGVVIGSELTAHGSVSYVLTNAHALDTEGLTAPRMLVTLERQGEVHEYPAEPLAQGSVPDMDLALLRVRGLELPPAQLADDSELEPGGDVVVAASPFGKSISLSGGMVSQVEWDRALKSPRMLKTDAPIGYGASGGGVFSLETGRLLAIVEGYRTAKVGFDVAEQSYSFDVPMPGETFAAPASKVRRFLEEKGYGRLLQARPATTARR; the protein is encoded by the coding sequence AACCGCTTCCTGCTGGGCTCGCCCCTCCTGCTCGCGCTCGCCGCGTGTGCCGGTCCCTCGGCAAAGGAGCGTGCCGCGCAGACCTCGCTGCTCACCCCGAGCGCGCAGCGGGTGCTCGCCGAGGAGGCCGCGCGCCCCACGCGCCGCGAGCTGGTGCGCGGCATCCTCCCGCACAACGTGCGCTTCGTCGTCGAAGAGGACGGGGAGGCCAAGCGCACCGCCTCCGGCGTGGTGATCGGCTCGGAGCTGACCGCCCACGGCAGCGTGAGCTACGTGCTGACCAACGCGCACGCGCTGGACACCGAGGGGCTCACCGCGCCGCGCATGCTCGTCACGCTCGAGCGCCAGGGTGAGGTGCACGAGTACCCGGCCGAGCCGCTCGCCCAGGGAAGCGTTCCGGACATGGACCTCGCGCTGCTGCGGGTGCGGGGCCTCGAGCTGCCGCCCGCGCAGCTCGCGGACGACAGCGAGCTGGAGCCGGGCGGCGACGTGGTGGTGGCCGCGAGCCCCTTCGGCAAGTCCATCTCGCTGTCCGGCGGCATGGTGTCCCAGGTGGAGTGGGACCGCGCCCTCAAGAGCCCGCGCATGCTCAAGACGGATGCGCCCATCGGCTACGGCGCGTCGGGAGGCGGGGTGTTCAGCCTCGAGACCGGGCGGCTGCTCGCGATCGTGGAGGGCTACCGCACCGCGAAGGTGGGCTTCGACGTGGCCGAGCAGAGCTACAGCTTCGACGTGCCCATGCCCGGCGAGACCTTCGCCGCGCCCGCGAGCAAGGTGCGCCGCTTCCTGGAGGAGAAGGGCTACGGGCGCCTGCTCCAGGCGCGGCCGGCCACCACCGCGCGGCGCTAG